In Planctomycetia bacterium, one DNA window encodes the following:
- a CDS encoding tetratricopeptide repeat protein: MTRVILVATLTLFTLLPGCIQPAAQPPREDIAVLFDGMGDHERPVTTTSPSAQRYFNQGLTWAYAFNHDEAIRSFKTAARLDPDCAMAHWGVALCNGPHINNMIVTPQREKTAVEAVKRAQALRDKASLVERALIDAVATRYADPQPADRKPLDEAYAAAMQRVWQAYPNDVDVGSLYAEALMDLQPWDLWNKDGSPKGRVTEIIEVLDAVLAISPNHPGALHLYIHALEGSPTPEKAVAAADRLRDRVPQSGHLQHMPSHIDVQVGNWTKAADQNERAIVADTTYRAIMPTQGLYAGYMAHNAHFLMFACMMEGRRERAVSAAREMLARIPPGFIRDMPQFADPYMGAAIDALKRFGLWDDILREPPPPAGLPISKAMWHFSRGVAYAAKHQLGPAAVEQSAFRAAAKRVPPDALMGANKGVTIMKIADHVLAGEIAFARGEIDAAVRELREAVTIEDTLLYTEPPDWIQPVRHTLGAVLVSAGRHDEAEKVYREDLEHWPENGWSLFGLGKCLRSRGATDEASRIEARLAKAWARADTKIGASCLCVRESN, encoded by the coding sequence ATGACCCGCGTCATATTGGTCGCGACGTTAACCTTGTTCACCCTCCTCCCCGGCTGCATCCAGCCCGCCGCGCAGCCGCCGCGCGAAGACATCGCCGTGCTGTTCGACGGAATGGGTGATCACGAGCGACCCGTCACGACGACCTCGCCCAGCGCGCAGCGATACTTCAACCAGGGCCTCACCTGGGCCTACGCCTTCAACCACGACGAAGCGATTCGCTCGTTCAAAACGGCCGCTCGCCTCGACCCGGACTGCGCCATGGCGCACTGGGGCGTCGCGCTCTGCAACGGCCCGCACATCAACAACATGATCGTCACGCCGCAGCGCGAGAAAACCGCCGTCGAAGCGGTGAAGCGCGCCCAGGCGCTGCGCGACAAGGCCAGCCTCGTCGAGCGCGCGCTGATCGACGCGGTCGCCACGCGCTACGCCGATCCGCAACCGGCCGACCGCAAGCCGCTCGACGAAGCCTACGCCGCGGCCATGCAGAGAGTCTGGCAGGCGTATCCGAACGACGTCGATGTCGGCTCGCTGTACGCCGAAGCGTTGATGGATTTGCAGCCGTGGGATCTTTGGAACAAGGACGGCTCGCCGAAAGGCCGCGTGACGGAGATCATTGAGGTGCTCGACGCGGTGCTGGCGATTTCGCCGAATCACCCCGGGGCGCTGCATTTGTACATCCACGCGCTGGAGGGGTCGCCGACGCCGGAAAAGGCCGTCGCCGCGGCGGATCGGCTTCGCGACCGGGTGCCGCAATCAGGTCACTTGCAGCACATGCCGTCACACATTGACGTGCAGGTCGGCAACTGGACGAAGGCGGCGGATCAGAACGAGCGGGCGATCGTGGCGGACACGACCTATCGCGCGATCATGCCGACGCAGGGACTGTATGCCGGTTACATGGCACACAACGCGCATTTCCTGATGTTCGCGTGCATGATGGAAGGTCGGCGTGAGCGAGCCGTCAGCGCGGCCCGCGAGATGCTGGCCAGGATTCCGCCGGGCTTCATTCGCGACATGCCGCAGTTCGCCGATCCGTACATGGGCGCGGCGATCGACGCGCTCAAACGGTTCGGCCTGTGGGATGACATTCTCCGCGAGCCGCCGCCGCCAGCCGGGCTGCCGATCAGCAAGGCGATGTGGCACTTCTCGCGCGGCGTGGCCTATGCGGCCAAACATCAGCTTGGCCCGGCCGCCGTCGAGCAGTCCGCCTTTCGCGCCGCGGCGAAGCGCGTGCCGCCCGATGCGCTGATGGGCGCGAACAAAGGCGTAACGATCATGAAGATCGCCGATCACGTGCTGGCCGGCGAGATCGCCTTCGCGCGCGGCGAAATCGATGCGGCCGTTCGCGAGTTGCGCGAGGCGGTGACGATTGAAGATACGCTGCTCTACACCGAGCCGCCGGATTGGATTCAGCCGGTGCGGCATACGCTTGGCGCGGTGCTGGTGAGCGCCGGGCGCCACGACGAAGCGGAGAAGGTTTATCGCGAGGATCTGGAGCACTGGCCGGAAAACGGCTGGTCGCTGTTCGGTCTCGGCAAATGTCTTCGTTCCCGCGGAGCAACGGACGAAGCATCCAGGATCGAGGCGCGACTGGCGAAGGCATGGGCACGGGCCGACACGAAGATCGGCGCGAGCTGCCTGTGCGTCCGCGAATCGAATTGA